From Candidatus Dadabacteria bacterium, the proteins below share one genomic window:
- a CDS encoding outer membrane beta-barrel protein: MKKAIVQIVVAVFMATGLPMGVSAQGQSEEQERRGAYVVLDVGTRSFLSQAEVVVSATSASSALALDYDAGYVFGGGFGYDTGNGFRSELVVSYSDNQVEFGGFSEVLNPDGSLDSTVAILGNTDVSTLNVLAKGFFDLRLSQFNNFVPYAGVSLGYGRSKIEGVTGASGTIPGDTESLFAYGGTLGFRYFVSDKFAVGLESSSLIYYDSEDPESSYNLKARVYYSF; the protein is encoded by the coding sequence ATGAAAAAAGCAATTGTCCAAATTGTGGTTGCCGTGTTTATGGCAACAGGTCTGCCGATGGGTGTTTCCGCTCAGGGGCAATCTGAAGAGCAAGAAAGACGGGGGGCTTATGTTGTTCTTGACGTCGGCACACGCAGTTTTCTCAGTCAAGCTGAAGTGGTTGTGAGCGCAACATCGGCTTCATCAGCATTGGCGTTGGATTATGATGCCGGTTACGTGTTTGGCGGAGGGTTCGGCTATGACACAGGCAACGGGTTTCGCTCTGAACTTGTCGTTTCCTACTCAGACAATCAAGTTGAGTTTGGAGGATTCAGCGAAGTGCTCAACCCTGATGGAAGTCTGGATTCTACTGTAGCCATCCTCGGAAATACCGATGTTTCCACCCTCAATGTTCTGGCAAAAGGTTTTTTTGATTTACGCCTCAGCCAGTTTAATAACTTTGTGCCATATGCCGGAGTCAGTTTGGGATACGGCAGGAGCAAGATTGAGGGTGTTACCGGCGCGTCCGGCACAATCCCCGGCGATACAGAAAGCCTGTTTGCCTACGGAGGCACTCTTGGTTTCAGGTATTTCGTCAGCGACAAGTTTGCAGTAGGGCTGGAGTCAAGTTCTCTCATCTACTATGACAGTGAAGATCCGGAGTCTTCATACAACCTTAAAGCGAGGGTTTATTACTCATTCTGA
- a CDS encoding gamma carbonic anhydrase family protein, with product MIRALKGKSPSIHPSAFIAEGAVVVGDVSLGEFSSVWFNAVARGDVNSITIGRCTNIQDNSMLHVTTGKHSLEIGDYVTVGHNAVVHGCRIGDGVLVGMGAVVLDGAEIATGSIVGAGALVPPGFALPSGKLAVGVPAKAVRDLTKEERRAIEESAENYIKNSRLYMEDPDFNA from the coding sequence GTGATAAGGGCTCTTAAAGGAAAATCTCCGTCCATACATCCCTCCGCCTTCATAGCGGAAGGGGCGGTGGTGGTCGGAGATGTGTCTTTGGGAGAATTTTCAAGCGTCTGGTTTAACGCCGTTGCAAGGGGGGACGTCAACAGCATCACCATCGGCAGGTGCACTAACATTCAGGACAACTCAATGCTGCATGTTACAACCGGAAAGCATTCCCTTGAAATCGGCGACTATGTAACCGTCGGCCACAATGCGGTTGTTCACGGCTGCCGCATCGGAGACGGGGTTCTTGTGGGTATGGGGGCAGTGGTTCTTGACGGCGCGGAAATTGCAACCGGCTCCATTGTGGGCGCGGGCGCGCTTGTGCCGCCGGGGTTTGCGCTTCCGTCCGGAAAACTCGCCGTGGGCGTTCCCGCAAAGGCGGTCAGAGACCTCACCAAAGAGGAGCGGCGGGCGATAGAGGAGTCCGCCGAAAACTACATTAAAAACTCGCGGCTTTATATGGAAGACCCTGATTTCAACGCATAG
- the dnaJ gene encoding molecular chaperone DnaJ, which produces MAKKDYYETLGVSRGASDDEIKKAYKKLALKYHPDKNKEEGAADRFKEVNEAYQVLSDKQKRAQYDNFGHAGAGGSPFGRGGFREGFGEGFGDLGGIFGDLFEDVFSGGANRGGRSRGQDLILDLAISFEDAAFGCKKEVEIPRTARCKKCGGRGGDKIIQCDQCRGTGKTGYSQGFFSIQQTCRGCGGRGELITEPCKKCRGEGVVRENAKVTVTIPAGVDSGTRLRIRGEGQTAGGTGGTSGDLYIRCIVAEHHFFTRQGADLLCNLNINFIRAIKGGKVSVRSLAGDDIEFKVPNGTQSGSVMRIKDRGIPNMNGRGAGDLFVTIKVDIPKKLSSKQKKLIDELEKEF; this is translated from the coding sequence ATGGCAAAGAAAGACTACTACGAGACGCTCGGTGTTTCGCGCGGGGCGAGTGATGATGAAATCAAAAAAGCGTATAAAAAACTCGCGCTGAAATACCACCCGGACAAGAACAAGGAAGAGGGCGCGGCGGACAGGTTCAAGGAGGTCAACGAGGCGTATCAGGTTCTGTCCGACAAACAGAAGAGGGCGCAATATGACAATTTCGGACATGCCGGGGCCGGGGGTTCGCCTTTCGGGCGCGGCGGTTTCAGAGAGGGATTTGGAGAAGGCTTCGGCGATCTTGGCGGAATTTTCGGCGACCTTTTTGAGGATGTTTTTTCCGGCGGCGCAAACAGGGGAGGCCGCTCCAGAGGGCAGGACCTTATTCTTGACCTTGCCATATCGTTTGAGGACGCCGCTTTCGGTTGCAAGAAGGAAGTTGAGATACCCAGAACCGCGCGGTGCAAAAAATGCGGAGGGCGCGGCGGAGACAAGATAATACAGTGCGACCAGTGCCGGGGCACGGGCAAAACCGGATATTCGCAGGGGTTTTTCTCAATACAGCAGACATGCAGGGGTTGCGGAGGCAGGGGCGAGTTGATAACCGAGCCGTGCAAGAAGTGCCGGGGAGAGGGGGTGGTGAGGGAAAACGCCAAGGTAACCGTTACCATCCCCGCTGGCGTTGACAGCGGAACGCGTCTGAGAATAAGGGGCGAAGGTCAGACTGCGGGTGGAACCGGGGGCACAAGCGGCGACCTTTATATAAGGTGCATAGTGGCGGAGCATCATTTCTTTACAAGGCAGGGGGCGGACCTGTTGTGCAATTTGAACATCAATTTCATACGCGCGATAAAAGGCGGAAAGGTGTCCGTCCGTTCGCTGGCGGGAGATGACATAGAATTCAAAGTCCCAAACGGCACACAGTCGGGAAGCGTAATGAGAATAAAGGACAGGGGAATCCCGAATATGAATGGTCGCGGCGCGGGAGACCTGTTTGTTACAATAAAAGTTGACATACCGAAAAAACTTTCCTCCAAGCAGAAGAAACTTATTGATGAGTTAGAGAAAGAGTTTTAA
- a CDS encoding outer membrane beta-barrel protein, translating into MKKGVLSVLLATCFAVAFAPSTSAQDFFEVIGIKAGSYAGYEAGVRLLNLEDEPGVESDVDTGFFNSIFFGYADGRGWRSEIVSSFGRNDYKATIPSSSRSGGAYLINSAWDIWTVMTRAFYDLNPSGQMKPFLGAGVGWSRIETSARFPGANSTSTTSGDYFTWTGIAGFRLTVGQSLSIGAQYGFVGYGSDGFAHDTMILFSYDF; encoded by the coding sequence GTGAAAAAGGGTGTTCTGTCTGTCCTATTGGCTACCTGCTTTGCAGTTGCTTTCGCGCCTTCAACAAGCGCCCAAGATTTTTTTGAAGTTATTGGCATCAAAGCCGGGTCTTACGCCGGTTACGAAGCCGGGGTGCGCCTTCTTAATCTGGAAGACGAGCCCGGCGTAGAGAGTGATGTGGATACCGGTTTCTTTAACAGCATCTTCTTCGGCTATGCCGACGGGAGAGGGTGGCGAAGCGAAATTGTGAGTTCCTTTGGACGCAACGATTACAAAGCCACTATTCCTAGTAGCAGCCGAAGTGGCGGCGCATACCTAATCAATTCAGCATGGGATATATGGACTGTGATGACACGGGCGTTTTACGACCTTAACCCTTCCGGACAGATGAAGCCGTTCCTCGGCGCGGGTGTCGGGTGGAGCAGAATAGAAACATCCGCCCGATTTCCGGGCGCTAACTCAACCTCTACGACAAGCGGTGACTACTTCACTTGGACGGGCATAGCGGGCTTTCGCCTAACGGTCGGTCAAAGCCTCAGTATTGGCGCACAATACGGCTTTGTCGGTTACGGAAGCGATGGCTTCGCCCATGACACAATGATATTGTTCTCATACGATTTTTAG
- a CDS encoding S8 family serine peptidase yields the protein MKKQFSAILVICLAVGGCFGGGGGGGGPQTLGPQTPTVPQLPNRPATPIVASPNPAERASISTLETFYAGYLSDSVAGGEFDLVNLDRAYANIYSANGATAAGRPGNGVTIGFIDSGLDTQHSAFQGKSMRVEYFGGASAGSDLVGANASSHGTAVAGIAAGVRVDWPELFVDQVTGTFVPVTSEGVAPGANIRMFVDGDDNDGLDVTFQAIAAALNLARGVDILNLSIGLSGEEGIISDTEYAGANASDFEAQDQIQAGRTEKTLLVWAAGNENNDMNQPCTPNKPGFESCQANGTLAATSPGPLAGAMYRIPELRPHSVAVVAVKQDGTIADFSNRCGVAADWCIAAPGEDIGTARSKRESDGRTLTRDVGDDVAFEESLGTSLAAPIVAGGLALMKQRFRSQLSNVQLLARMLATADKTGRYSNSAIYGQGLLDLGAATEPVRTVGTVASGAGFVNEESIRQFAPLSGTNIETAEAFGDGIARAFAGREIAGFDSLGAPFWYPLEAFALKTEKPLVREQLLGFMDFSTHGDAKEKGGVSATGGQISAPLFADENGQGKGFGVTDGEQIPSVYVSMGRGKIKESDRLNKSGHLSFIENPVSFGVESDNFAVSAFTSDEREERGARGAVVSYRLPNLPFGFRSGYISESNSTLGSTAEGAFGGVSASTVFASVGWDYEAGNWQIVADAEMGVAAPETEAGLINSVSQLRTSSFSAGVIRKFSGGSAIRVSVSSPLRIESGRMGLSIPTGRTPEGAILRETVTANLEPSGRQIDFSAQVVAQTKAGKVSIGTVASREPGHDENANTALSLLAGYSMSF from the coding sequence ATGAAAAAACAATTTTCAGCAATTTTGGTGATTTGCCTTGCTGTCGGCGGGTGTTTCGGTGGCGGTGGGGGAGGGGGAGGTCCGCAAACGCTTGGGCCTCAAACGCCAACAGTTCCACAGTTGCCGAACAGACCGGCCACCCCGATAGTCGCTTCTCCCAATCCGGCGGAGAGAGCGTCAATCAGCACACTTGAGACTTTTTACGCCGGATATTTGTCAGATTCCGTGGCTGGCGGAGAGTTTGACCTTGTCAATTTGGATAGGGCGTATGCCAACATCTACAGTGCAAACGGGGCAACTGCGGCAGGGCGACCGGGCAACGGAGTTACCATTGGCTTTATTGACAGCGGTTTAGATACACAACATTCGGCGTTTCAAGGCAAATCAATGAGAGTTGAATACTTTGGAGGCGCAAGCGCGGGGTCTGATTTGGTAGGGGCAAATGCCTCATCACATGGAACAGCCGTTGCGGGCATAGCCGCCGGAGTGCGGGTTGATTGGCCGGAGTTGTTTGTAGACCAAGTTACCGGCACATTCGTTCCGGTAACTTCCGAGGGTGTTGCTCCGGGAGCGAATATAAGGATGTTTGTAGACGGAGATGATAATGACGGACTTGATGTAACATTTCAGGCAATTGCCGCTGCTCTCAATCTTGCTCGTGGTGTTGACATCTTAAATCTGAGCATTGGCCTGAGTGGAGAAGAAGGAATTATCTCCGACACTGAATATGCTGGGGCAAACGCCAGTGATTTCGAAGCTCAAGATCAGATACAAGCAGGACGTACAGAAAAAACCCTTCTTGTGTGGGCAGCTGGAAATGAAAATAATGATATGAACCAACCCTGCACACCTAATAAGCCGGGCTTTGAAAGTTGCCAAGCAAACGGTACTCTCGCCGCAACATCTCCAGGTCCGCTTGCTGGAGCAATGTACCGCATACCAGAACTGCGCCCTCACTCTGTTGCAGTTGTGGCAGTCAAACAAGACGGAACAATTGCCGATTTTTCCAATAGGTGCGGAGTTGCCGCTGATTGGTGCATTGCCGCTCCGGGCGAGGACATTGGAACTGCCAGATCAAAGAGAGAATCGGACGGCAGAACATTAACCAGAGATGTGGGAGATGATGTTGCCTTTGAAGAATCATTAGGCACATCCCTCGCCGCCCCCATAGTCGCAGGCGGCCTCGCCCTTATGAAACAACGATTCCGCAGTCAGTTGAGCAATGTTCAGTTGCTTGCAAGAATGCTTGCAACGGCTGACAAGACCGGCAGGTACAGCAACAGCGCAATCTACGGACAGGGCCTATTAGACCTCGGAGCCGCCACAGAGCCGGTTAGGACTGTGGGAACGGTCGCAAGCGGAGCGGGGTTTGTAAACGAGGAAAGTATCCGGCAGTTTGCCCCGCTTTCCGGCACGAACATAGAAACAGCCGAAGCATTCGGAGACGGAATTGCCCGCGCTTTTGCGGGAAGGGAAATCGCAGGCTTTGACTCTCTCGGAGCGCCGTTCTGGTATCCGCTTGAGGCGTTTGCCCTGAAAACTGAAAAGCCATTAGTCCGTGAACAACTGCTCGGCTTTATGGACTTCTCAACACACGGGGACGCAAAAGAAAAGGGCGGCGTTTCCGCAACCGGCGGACAAATTTCCGCCCCTCTGTTTGCAGATGAAAACGGACAGGGAAAAGGTTTCGGCGTTACGGACGGAGAACAAATCCCTTCGGTTTATGTCTCAATGGGAAGAGGAAAAATAAAAGAGTCTGACCGCCTGAATAAATCGGGTCATCTGTCTTTCATAGAAAACCCCGTTTCTTTCGGTGTGGAGTCTGACAACTTCGCCGTCTCCGCCTTCACCTCTGATGAGCGTGAGGAGAGAGGGGCGCGGGGAGCTGTTGTTTCCTACCGTCTGCCTAACCTGCCTTTCGGTTTCCGCTCCGGCTACATTTCGGAATCAAATTCCACCCTCGGCTCAACGGCGGAGGGGGCGTTTGGCGGCGTGTCTGCGTCAACGGTTTTTGCCTCTGTCGGATGGGATTACGAGGCGGGCAACTGGCAAATAGTCGCCGATGCGGAAATGGGCGTTGCCGCCCCCGAAACCGAAGCCGGATTGATAAACAGCGTTTCCCAATTAAGAACAAGTTCATTTTCGGCGGGAGTAATCCGCAAGTTTTCAGGCGGTTCGGCGATAAGGGTTTCAGTTTCATCGCCACTCCGTATAGAGAGCGGACGCATGGGACTGTCAATCCCCACAGGCAGAACGCCCGAAGGCGCGATACTGCGCGAGACGGTAACGGCAAATCTTGAGCCGTCCGGCAGGCAGATAGATTTTTCCGCTCAAGTGGTGGCGCAAACAAAGGCGGGGAAAGTTAGCATAGGCACAGTGGCAAGCCGCGAACCGGGGCATGATGAAAACGCCAACACCGCGCTGTCACTTCTTGCAGGCTACAGCATGAGTTTTTAA
- a CDS encoding nucleotide exchange factor GrpE — protein MSKKEKNTQESPAPADGADTGERLKGAAEGFEEKYNELNDRFLRLAADFDNYKKRSESERAQARLVGVMDMAASVFAFLDSLELALRHASAQDANTESLTEGVRLTYEQSVSQLGNFGINQISAKVGEKFDPSFHQAIENRPSSDISKGCVAEEISKGYRAGDTLIRPVAVAVSSGPPEE, from the coding sequence ATGAGCAAAAAAGAAAAAAACACTCAGGAAAGCCCCGCTCCCGCAGACGGGGCGGACACAGGCGAAAGACTGAAGGGGGCGGCTGAAGGCTTTGAAGAAAAATACAACGAACTGAATGACAGGTTTCTTCGTCTCGCGGCGGATTTTGACAACTACAAAAAACGTTCCGAAAGCGAGAGGGCGCAGGCGCGCCTTGTCGGCGTGATGGATATGGCGGCGTCAGTCTTTGCCTTTCTGGACAGCCTTGAACTGGCGCTGCGGCACGCATCGGCGCAGGACGCAAACACCGAAAGCCTCACCGAAGGCGTGCGTCTGACATACGAGCAGTCCGTATCGCAACTGGGCAATTTCGGCATAAACCAAATTTCGGCAAAAGTCGGCGAAAAGTTTGACCCTTCATTCCATCAGGCGATAGAAAACCGGCCGTCAAGCGACATAAGCAAGGGCTGTGTGGCGGAAGAAATCTCAAAGGGATACCGCGCGGGAGACACATTGATTCGCCCGGTCGCCGTTGCGGTGTCGTCCGGGCCGCCGGAAGAATAA